The following are from one region of the Paenibacillus sabinae T27 genome:
- a CDS encoding type 1 glutamine amidotransferase domain-containing protein: protein MSKVAFLLAAQFEDSEMKVPYDAVKGAGHEADIIGLKKGETLKGKKGEASYTTDKAITEVKAADYDAVVIPGGSSPEGLRSSADILKFVKEADSGGKPVAAICHGPQILISAGLLKGRTITSYPPLKDDMVNAGANFKDEEVVVDGNYITSRTPKDEPAFVRELLQALQVKVNQ, encoded by the coding sequence ATGAGTAAAGTTGCTTTTCTGCTTGCTGCTCAATTCGAAGATTCCGAAATGAAGGTTCCCTACGATGCGGTGAAGGGGGCCGGACATGAAGCCGATATTATTGGACTGAAAAAAGGCGAAACGCTCAAGGGCAAGAAGGGCGAAGCCTCCTATACAACCGACAAGGCCATCACCGAAGTGAAGGCGGCCGACTATGACGCTGTTGTTATTCCTGGCGGTTCCTCGCCGGAAGGGCTGCGCTCTTCCGCCGATATACTCAAATTCGTGAAGGAAGCGGACAGCGGCGGCAAGCCGGTCGCGGCGATCTGCCACGGGCCGCAAATCCTGATCAGCGCCGGTCTCTTGAAAGGCCGAACGATTACGTCCTATCCTCCGCTGAAAGACGATATGGTTAACGCGGGAGCGAATTTCAAGGACGAGGAAGTCGTCGTGGACGGCAATTATATCACTTCGCGAACGCCCAAGGATGAGCCGGCCTTTGTTCGCGAACTGTTACAGGCACTCCAGGTCAAGGTGAATCAATAA
- the aspS gene encoding aspartate--tRNA ligase, giving the protein MQRSHNCGQLTTESIGQTVILNGWVQTRRDLGGVLFIDLRDRSGIVQIVFNPDYSGEALQIADKTRSEYVIAVKGQVVKRDPETVNSNLPTGEIEVRVTDIEVLNAAKTPPFFIEDGVEVDESLRLKYRYLDLRRPEMQKTLLLRSKSAKIFRDFLDEEGFIDVETPILTKSSPEGARDYLVPSRVHEGEFFALPQSPQIYKQLLMVGGVERYYQIARCFRDEDLRADRQPEFTQVDIETSFLSQDELLGMMERLMQRLFKETIGVELALPFQRLTHAEAMGKYGSDKPDLRFGLELIEMNDIVAGSGVKVFASVIEKGGEVKCLNAKGCGTWTRKEIDDLGPYAARYGAKGLAWIQVKEGEFRGPIVKFFSEEEIAAVKERTGAEEGDLLLFSADNKKVVADVLGALRLRIGRQLGLIDDSVYKFAWVTDFPLLGYDEEQKRYVAEHHPFTRPREEDVALFDTDPGAIRAQAYDIVLNGYEVGGGSMRIYKRDVQEKMFDALSLSKEEVQDKFGYLLDAFEYGTPPHGGIAFGFDRLVMLLAGRTNLRETIAFPKTASATDLLMDAPSPVKDAQLDELHIRVAIKEKAKK; this is encoded by the coding sequence ATGCAAAGAAGTCATAACTGCGGACAGCTGACCACGGAGAGTATCGGTCAGACTGTCATCTTGAACGGTTGGGTGCAGACCCGCCGCGACCTTGGAGGCGTGCTGTTCATCGATCTTCGCGACCGAAGCGGAATCGTACAGATCGTCTTCAATCCGGATTACTCGGGAGAAGCGCTGCAAATTGCCGACAAGACCCGCAGCGAGTATGTGATTGCGGTTAAAGGCCAGGTCGTGAAGCGCGATCCGGAGACCGTTAACTCCAACCTGCCAACAGGGGAAATCGAAGTGCGCGTGACTGACATTGAGGTGCTTAATGCCGCCAAGACGCCTCCGTTCTTCATTGAAGACGGCGTGGAAGTGGACGAATCGCTGCGCCTTAAATACCGCTACCTTGATCTGCGCCGTCCGGAGATGCAGAAGACGCTGCTGCTCCGTTCGAAATCGGCGAAGATTTTCCGGGATTTCCTTGACGAGGAAGGCTTCATCGACGTGGAAACGCCGATTCTGACCAAGAGCTCGCCGGAAGGCGCCCGCGACTATCTCGTGCCGAGCCGTGTGCATGAAGGTGAATTTTTCGCGCTGCCGCAATCGCCGCAGATTTACAAACAGCTGCTGATGGTGGGCGGAGTTGAGCGCTACTACCAAATCGCCCGCTGTTTCCGTGACGAGGACCTGCGCGCCGACCGACAGCCGGAGTTTACGCAGGTGGACATCGAGACGTCCTTCCTGTCCCAGGACGAACTGCTGGGCATGATGGAGCGCCTGATGCAGCGCCTGTTCAAAGAGACGATCGGCGTTGAGCTCGCTCTGCCGTTCCAGCGGCTGACCCATGCCGAGGCGATGGGCAAATACGGCTCGGATAAGCCGGACCTGCGTTTCGGTCTGGAACTGATTGAAATGAATGATATCGTCGCAGGCAGCGGCGTGAAGGTATTTGCCTCCGTTATCGAAAAGGGCGGAGAAGTGAAATGTTTGAACGCCAAGGGCTGCGGCACTTGGACCCGTAAGGAAATCGACGATCTCGGCCCTTATGCGGCCCGTTACGGCGCGAAAGGCCTCGCCTGGATTCAAGTCAAGGAAGGCGAATTCCGCGGCCCGATCGTAAAATTCTTCTCCGAGGAAGAGATTGCCGCCGTTAAAGAACGCACGGGTGCCGAGGAAGGCGACCTGCTGCTCTTCTCTGCGGATAACAAAAAGGTTGTCGCCGACGTTCTCGGCGCGCTCCGTCTTCGAATCGGCCGTCAGCTCGGCCTGATCGACGACAGTGTATACAAATTCGCCTGGGTAACCGACTTCCCGCTGCTCGGGTATGACGAGGAACAGAAGCGTTATGTGGCGGAGCATCATCCGTTCACCCGTCCGCGTGAAGAAGATGTGGCCCTGTTCGACACCGATCCCGGCGCAATCCGCGCGCAGGCTTATGATATCGTGCTGAACGGCTACGAAGTCGGCGGCGGCTCGATGCGGATTTACAAGCGCGATGTGCAGGAGAAAATGTTCGACGCACTCTCCCTGTCCAAAGAAGAGGTACAAGACAAGTTCGGTTATCTGCTTGACGCATTCGAATACGGCACGCCTCCTCACGGCGGCATCGCTTTCGGTTTCGACCGTCTCGTGATGCTGCTGGCCGGACGCACCAACCTGCGCGAAACGATCGCCTTCCCGAAAACGGCCAGCGCGACCGATCTGCTCATGGATGCTCCGTCTCCGGTTAAAGACGCGCAGCTGGACGAACTGCATATCAGAGTGGCCATTAAGGAAAAAGCCAAGAAATAG
- the hisS gene encoding histidine--tRNA ligase, producing MAKERFEKPTGTQDILPGAVERWQFVEEKARDLCRRFNYREIRTPMFEHTELFERGVGETTDIVEGEMYTFKDKGNRDLALRPEGTAGVVRAYVQNKLYGEPDVSKLYYIGPMFRYERPQAGRYRQFHQFGVEAFGAVDPAIDAEVISLGYQFCKDLGLSGVRVEINSVGNIPSRAAYREKLLAFLRPMKDSLCSDCQRRMERNPLRVLDCKVDQQKFVDAPSILDSLDEECTVHFAKVRAHLDAMGVDYAVNTRLVRGLDYYTHTAFEYKAAGIGSIDTVGGGGRYNGLVSEIGGPDQPGIGLGIGLERIQLILENQKVELEASRPLDVYLVALGEEAEAEITKQLFILRSQGFSAERDYLGRKMKAQFKSADRMSARFTAILGEEELQRGEIALKSMATGEQRTVKLEDLGEVLAEQA from the coding sequence GTGGCTAAAGAAAGATTCGAGAAGCCGACCGGCACGCAGGATATCCTGCCCGGTGCGGTGGAAAGATGGCAGTTCGTTGAAGAGAAAGCCAGAGATTTGTGCCGTCGCTTCAACTATCGCGAAATCCGGACCCCGATGTTCGAGCATACGGAGCTGTTCGAGAGAGGCGTCGGCGAGACGACCGATATCGTGGAAGGCGAAATGTACACCTTCAAAGACAAGGGGAACCGGGATCTGGCGCTGCGTCCGGAAGGGACGGCAGGCGTCGTCCGCGCTTACGTGCAGAACAAGCTGTACGGTGAACCGGATGTCAGCAAGCTCTACTACATCGGTCCGATGTTCCGCTATGAGCGTCCGCAGGCGGGAAGATACCGCCAGTTTCATCAATTTGGCGTGGAAGCGTTCGGAGCGGTCGATCCGGCGATCGATGCGGAGGTCATTTCGCTCGGCTACCAGTTCTGCAAGGACCTGGGCCTGAGCGGCGTACGCGTCGAGATTAATTCCGTGGGCAATATTCCAAGCCGGGCCGCCTACCGGGAGAAGCTGCTAGCGTTCCTGCGTCCGATGAAGGACAGCCTTTGCAGTGACTGCCAGCGGCGCATGGAGCGCAATCCGCTGCGGGTGCTGGACTGCAAGGTCGATCAGCAGAAGTTCGTAGATGCCCCGTCCATTTTGGACAGCCTGGATGAGGAGTGCACGGTGCACTTCGCTAAGGTGCGGGCGCACCTGGATGCGATGGGCGTCGATTATGCCGTCAATACGCGGCTCGTCCGGGGCCTCGATTATTATACGCATACGGCGTTTGAGTACAAGGCGGCCGGCATCGGCTCCATCGATACGGTTGGCGGCGGCGGACGCTATAACGGCCTCGTCAGCGAAATCGGCGGACCGGACCAGCCCGGCATCGGCCTTGGCATTGGACTTGAGCGCATTCAGCTCATTCTGGAGAATCAGAAGGTGGAACTGGAAGCGTCCAGGCCGCTGGATGTGTATCTCGTAGCGCTGGGCGAAGAGGCGGAAGCCGAAATCACCAAGCAATTGTTCATTCTGCGCAGCCAGGGGTTCTCGGCGGAGCGCGACTATCTGGGACGTAAAATGAAGGCCCAGTTTAAGTCTGCCGACCGGATGTCGGCACGTTTTACAGCCATTCTTGGCGAGGAAGAGCTGCAGCGCGGGGAAATCGCCCTCAAGAGCATGGCGACCGGCGAGCAGCGTACTGTTAAGCTGGAAGATCTGGGAGAAGTGCTGGCGGAGCAGGCTTGA
- a CDS encoding HelD family protein has translation MEDNFQSAYQEEQERLNTALAEIDRQLATLKSTPVYTGNDYTEQILEASREQRRGNLAKLKQEPYFGRLDFEENGGGERKALYIGKIGVDHEQVSDRPLVIDWRAPVASLFYSFTGGKEPASYESPEGIVEGLVYLKRNVVIRKRILERVADTFDRESDGPAVSDEFLVYRLGENKDNRLRDIVSTIQEEQDRIIRAAKNTALIIQGVAGSGKTTVALHRLAFLLYQYKEQVAAERMIIFAPNRMFLDYISDVLPELGVGNIQQSTFADWAAEMLGLELTQGDAMETLSRWFEAPGGMPEITEQTPGRFKGSTVLMGIIEEAVRRLESSSVPEGDFIPWEGAVLPRRTILRWHNEEYAPYPPAKRKERVMARIHRWIEMELKKSPSAAALKDRKKKGVQREKAYGAKWPKYDPLTIYKQIFRAVKTPADWPAEAPEAIPAAVLKETRSQLKKGAVLEEDLPPLLYIHYLLNGEEGAQKFDHIVIDEAQDFSPFQIAVLDLYVRGHSFTILGDLSQGIHAYKGVHDWSEMQSLFAPEHTSYHALTRSYRSTMEIIDFANGILSAGVHSDLLAVPVFRSGSPVRLIEYGESREADIRSALADLSGRDYRTVAVLTRTLVDAERLYEGLSAHFDDIHLIDGGITEYQGGLSVLPLYLSKGLEFDAAIVADADLDAYGETAWDAKLLYVGCTRALHELWLLHNGRLPDYLREAAKGGETAKGWPAVHSAAKAE, from the coding sequence TTGGAGGACAACTTTCAAAGTGCCTATCAAGAGGAGCAGGAAAGGCTGAACACAGCTCTTGCGGAAATTGACCGGCAGCTGGCAACGCTAAAGAGTACACCGGTGTACACAGGGAATGATTACACGGAACAGATTTTGGAGGCATCAAGGGAGCAGAGACGCGGCAATCTGGCCAAGCTCAAGCAAGAGCCTTACTTCGGCAGGCTGGACTTTGAGGAAAATGGCGGCGGGGAACGCAAGGCGCTCTATATCGGCAAAATCGGCGTGGACCATGAACAGGTTAGCGACCGCCCGCTGGTCATCGATTGGCGCGCGCCGGTGGCGAGCCTGTTCTATTCGTTTACCGGAGGCAAGGAGCCAGCTTCCTACGAGTCGCCGGAGGGGATTGTCGAAGGGCTGGTGTATCTCAAGCGCAACGTGGTGATCCGCAAACGGATTTTGGAACGGGTCGCTGACACCTTCGACCGCGAGAGCGACGGCCCGGCGGTGTCGGATGAATTTCTCGTCTACCGTCTGGGAGAGAACAAGGATAACCGGCTGCGGGATATCGTATCGACCATCCAGGAGGAGCAGGACCGGATTATCCGGGCGGCCAAAAACACGGCGCTCATTATTCAGGGCGTCGCCGGCAGCGGAAAGACGACAGTGGCGCTGCATCGGCTCGCTTTTTTGCTGTATCAGTACAAGGAGCAGGTGGCGGCGGAGCGGATGATTATTTTTGCCCCGAACCGGATGTTTCTGGACTACATTTCGGATGTTCTGCCTGAGCTTGGCGTCGGCAACATTCAGCAGAGCACGTTTGCCGATTGGGCGGCGGAAATGCTTGGACTGGAGCTTACGCAGGGTGACGCCATGGAGACGCTGAGCCGCTGGTTCGAGGCGCCGGGCGGGATGCCGGAAATTACGGAACAAACACCCGGACGCTTCAAGGGATCGACGGTTCTGATGGGAATCATCGAAGAGGCGGTGCGGAGGCTGGAATCCAGCTCTGTCCCCGAAGGGGATTTTATTCCGTGGGAGGGTGCGGTTCTGCCCCGCCGAACGATTCTCCGGTGGCATAATGAAGAATATGCCCCTTATCCGCCCGCCAAGCGGAAGGAACGGGTTATGGCCCGGATTCACCGCTGGATCGAAATGGAGCTGAAGAAAAGCCCTTCTGCCGCGGCGCTGAAAGACCGCAAGAAGAAAGGGGTGCAGCGCGAGAAGGCTTATGGCGCGAAATGGCCCAAATACGATCCGCTGACGATTTACAAGCAGATTTTCCGGGCTGTAAAGACGCCTGCGGATTGGCCGGCCGAAGCGCCTGAAGCAATCCCGGCGGCTGTGCTGAAAGAGACGCGAAGCCAGCTTAAAAAGGGCGCCGTGCTTGAAGAGGATTTGCCGCCGCTGCTCTATATTCATTACCTGCTGAACGGGGAAGAAGGCGCGCAGAAATTCGACCATATCGTCATCGATGAAGCGCAGGATTTCTCGCCGTTCCAGATTGCGGTGCTTGATCTGTATGTACGCGGACACTCTTTTACGATACTGGGCGACTTGTCGCAGGGCATCCATGCCTATAAAGGGGTACATGACTGGAGCGAAATGCAGTCGCTGTTCGCGCCGGAGCACACGTCCTACCATGCGTTGACGCGCAGTTACCGGTCCACGATGGAAATCATTGATTTTGCCAACGGGATTTTGTCCGCAGGCGTACATAGCGACCTGCTGGCCGTTCCGGTGTTCCGCAGCGGCAGTCCCGTCCGGCTGATTGAGTATGGAGAGAGCCGGGAAGCCGATATCCGGTCCGCGCTTGCGGATCTGTCCGGAAGAGACTACCGAACCGTGGCTGTCCTGACCCGGACGCTGGTGGATGCGGAGCGGCTCTACGAAGGGCTGTCGGCGCATTTTGACGATATCCATCTGATCGACGGCGGAATTACGGAATACCAGGGAGGGCTTTCGGTGCTTCCGCTCTACTTGTCCAAGGGGCTGGAGTTCGATGCCGCCATCGTAGCCGATGCCGACCTCGATGCTTACGGCGAAACGGCATGGGACGCAAAGCTGCTGTATGTCGGCTGCACCCGGGCCCTGCATGAGCTGTGGCTGCTGCATAACGGCAGATTGCCGGACTATCTGCGCGAGGCGGCGAAAGGCGGAGAGACGGCAAAGGGATGGCCGGCGGTTCACTCTGCGGCGAAGGCGGAATAG
- a CDS encoding NCS2 family permease: MNNNFWRRSLGMEPEHHLKREWAAGIVSYFASVYIVMVNAAILHDAGMPLRAAMAATLLTAVTGCLLMAFGGKTPVIVVPGMGINAFYTYTLVHSMKLDWREALAVVVVTGLLFAVVAYTSLYRVLSDAIPSNLQHAISVGIGLFLTFIGLQKSEIVIFHRTTFVAIGHFSDPAVITSCATLLLALVLFLRGTRGGLLISMLAGTGLAYLLGAEHGPDKTETGPLFAGYGNVFLGMDWTRALSLVFWIAVFLLLLIVVFENIGLISAQTLMAGHPERFKSSLRALSLANIAAGLLGSSPVVAAAESSAGIAAGGRSGLTSLVAGLLFGATFLFVPALAYIPDSAIAPILIVIGGLMVQSVSRIDFSDPSEGFPAFLIMVMIPFTYSIVDGMAFGFITYPALKLALGRSSEVPPALYVIAGLFTANFILHAFL, translated from the coding sequence ATGAACAACAACTTTTGGCGCCGCAGCCTTGGGATGGAACCGGAGCATCATCTGAAGCGGGAGTGGGCCGCCGGCATTGTCTCCTATTTTGCCTCGGTCTATATCGTCATGGTCAACGCCGCCATTCTGCACGACGCGGGCATGCCGCTCCGGGCGGCGATGGCAGCCACGCTGCTGACGGCCGTTACCGGCTGCCTGCTGATGGCCTTCGGCGGAAAGACGCCCGTTATCGTGGTGCCCGGCATGGGCATCAACGCTTTTTACACCTATACGCTGGTTCATTCCATGAAGCTGGACTGGAGAGAGGCGCTGGCAGTTGTCGTCGTTACCGGTCTGTTGTTCGCCGTGGTAGCATACACATCGCTCTACCGGGTTCTCAGTGACGCGATTCCATCCAATCTGCAGCATGCGATTAGCGTCGGCATCGGGCTGTTCCTGACCTTCATCGGCCTGCAAAAAAGCGAGATCGTCATATTCCACCGGACGACCTTTGTCGCCATCGGACATTTCAGCGATCCCGCTGTCATCACCTCCTGCGCCACGCTGCTGCTGGCGCTTGTGCTGTTCCTGCGGGGCACGAGGGGCGGGCTTCTCATCAGCATGCTTGCCGGGACCGGCCTGGCTTACCTTCTCGGCGCAGAACACGGACCGGACAAGACGGAGACAGGGCCGCTCTTCGCCGGCTACGGGAACGTGTTTCTCGGCATGGACTGGACACGTGCGCTCAGCCTTGTGTTCTGGATCGCCGTCTTTCTGCTGCTGCTGATCGTCGTATTTGAGAACATCGGCCTCATCTCTGCGCAGACCTTGATGGCCGGGCATCCCGAACGCTTCAAGAGCAGCCTGCGGGCGCTCTCGCTGGCCAATATCGCCGCTGGGCTGCTGGGGAGCAGCCCGGTCGTGGCCGCCGCCGAGTCGTCCGCCGGCATTGCCGCCGGCGGACGCTCCGGCCTGACCTCACTTGTCGCCGGGCTGCTGTTCGGCGCCACATTCCTGTTCGTTCCGGCGCTGGCCTATATCCCGGACAGCGCGATTGCGCCGATTCTGATCGTGATCGGCGGACTGATGGTGCAGAGCGTGAGCCGGATCGATTTCAGCGATCCCAGCGAGGGCTTTCCCGCCTTTTTGATCATGGTTATGATTCCGTTCACCTACAGCATTGTCGACGGCATGGCCTTCGGCTTCATCACCTATCCGGCCCTGAAGCTAGCGCTGGGCAGAAGCAGCGAGGTTCCTCCTGCGCTGTACGTCATTGCCGGTCTGTTCACGGCGAATTTCATCCTCCATGCCTTCCTGTAA
- a CDS encoding RelA/SpoT family protein, with protein sequence MGIERLLERAGAYIKEKDLPRIQEAYVFADQAHYGQVRKSGEPYILHPLAVADIVVSMQMDVISIIAALLHDVVEDTTVSLEQIREKFGDSCAMLVDGLTKLERIRFRSKEEQQNENYRKMFVAMAQDIRVIVIKLADRLHNMRTLKYQSEESQRRISYETLEIFCPIADRLGISAIKWEMEDIALRYLNPQQYYRIANLMHKKRAEREQFIDSVISRISVKLDEMGIVGDLSGRPKHIYSVYNKMTTKNKQFNEIYDLLAIRIIVDNIKDCYATLGIIHTLWKPMPGRFKDYIAMPKANMYQSLHTTVVGPGGEPTEVQIRTFEMHRTAEYGIAAHWAYKEGSGGAANPENRMPFFREILELQHEAKDASEFVESLKMDFFSDLVFVFTPKGEVIELPAGSVPLDFAFRIHTEVGNRTIGAKVNGRIVPLDHKLKTGDIVEILTSKHSYGPSRDWLKIAQSSHARSKIKQWFKKEKREENVEKGREAIERELKRLGIEPSDWMSDEKLLEAAKKFAFNDIEDMLSAVGFGGITAAQIATRLTEKLRKEQEEAAAAHLELTTEKKEIKVAEKRNQPTNGVRVKGIDNLLVRFARCCNPVPGDDIVGYVTRGRGVSVHRSDCPNIKAEESEEAARVIEVEWEGSMEANYSVDIEITGHDRNGLLNEVLQAVSESKTNISAVTGRSDKNKMALIHMTILIRNTDHLYSVVEKVKRVKDVYTVHRIMQ encoded by the coding sequence ATGGGCATTGAGCGATTACTGGAAAGGGCCGGAGCCTATATAAAAGAAAAAGATCTTCCACGCATACAGGAGGCGTATGTATTTGCCGACCAGGCCCATTACGGGCAGGTGCGCAAATCGGGGGAACCGTATATCCTGCATCCGCTTGCAGTCGCCGATATTGTCGTGAGCATGCAGATGGACGTCATCTCTATTATCGCGGCTCTTTTGCACGATGTTGTGGAGGATACGACGGTGTCGCTCGAGCAGATTCGTGAGAAATTCGGCGATTCCTGCGCCATGCTCGTGGACGGACTGACCAAGTTGGAACGCATTCGTTTCCGGTCAAAGGAAGAACAGCAGAACGAGAATTACCGCAAAATGTTCGTCGCCATGGCACAGGATATCCGCGTCATTGTTATCAAGCTCGCGGACCGGCTGCATAATATGCGGACGCTGAAATATCAGTCGGAAGAAAGCCAGCGCCGCATTTCTTATGAAACGCTTGAAATTTTCTGTCCCATTGCGGACCGGCTCGGTATTTCGGCCATCAAATGGGAAATGGAGGATATCGCGCTCCGTTACCTGAATCCCCAGCAGTACTACCGGATTGCCAATCTGATGCACAAAAAGCGCGCCGAACGCGAGCAGTTTATCGACAGCGTCATCAGCCGCATCTCCGTCAAGCTGGACGAAATGGGCATCGTAGGCGATCTCTCGGGACGTCCCAAGCATATTTACAGCGTCTACAACAAAATGACCACAAAGAACAAGCAGTTCAACGAAATTTACGATCTGCTCGCGATACGCATTATCGTTGACAACATCAAGGATTGTTATGCCACCCTCGGTATTATCCATACTCTCTGGAAACCTATGCCAGGCCGTTTCAAGGATTATATCGCCATGCCGAAGGCCAACATGTACCAATCGCTCCATACGACGGTCGTAGGTCCTGGCGGCGAGCCGACGGAAGTCCAGATCCGAACGTTTGAAATGCACCGCACAGCCGAATACGGGATAGCAGCACACTGGGCATACAAGGAAGGAAGCGGCGGGGCCGCCAATCCTGAGAACCGGATGCCTTTTTTTCGCGAAATTTTGGAGCTGCAGCATGAAGCCAAGGATGCTTCGGAGTTTGTCGAATCGCTGAAAATGGACTTTTTCTCCGACCTTGTCTTCGTTTTTACACCCAAAGGGGAAGTCATCGAGCTGCCTGCGGGTTCCGTGCCGCTGGATTTTGCCTTCCGGATTCATACGGAGGTCGGCAACCGCACAATCGGGGCCAAAGTCAATGGGCGGATCGTACCGCTTGACCACAAGCTGAAGACCGGCGATATCGTGGAAATCCTGACCTCGAAGCACTCTTACGGGCCGAGCCGGGATTGGCTGAAGATCGCCCAGTCTTCGCATGCCCGAAGCAAAATCAAGCAGTGGTTCAAGAAAGAGAAGCGCGAGGAAAATGTCGAAAAAGGGCGCGAAGCGATCGAGCGCGAGCTGAAGCGGCTTGGAATCGAGCCTTCGGACTGGATGTCCGATGAGAAGCTGCTGGAAGCGGCGAAGAAATTCGCCTTTAACGATATTGAGGATATGCTCTCTGCAGTAGGCTTCGGCGGCATTACGGCGGCGCAGATCGCCACCCGCTTGACGGAGAAGCTGCGCAAGGAGCAGGAGGAAGCGGCGGCGGCTCATCTGGAGCTAACGACCGAGAAGAAGGAAATCAAGGTCGCCGAGAAGCGGAACCAGCCGACGAACGGCGTACGCGTCAAGGGGATCGACAACCTGCTCGTCCGCTTCGCCAGATGCTGCAATCCGGTGCCGGGGGATGACATTGTCGGCTACGTCACACGCGGCCGCGGCGTTTCCGTGCATCGCTCGGACTGTCCGAACATCAAGGCGGAGGAGAGCGAGGAAGCAGCGCGCGTCATCGAGGTGGAATGGGAAGGCAGTATGGAGGCGAATTACAGCGTCGATATCGAAATTACCGGCCATGACCGGAACGGCTTGCTGAATGAAGTGCTGCAGGCGGTATCCGAGAGCAAGACGAATATATCAGCGGTTACCGGCCGTTCCGACAAGAACAAGATGGCTCTGATTCATATGACCATCCTGATCCGCAATACGGATCATTTGTATTCGGTCGTGGAGAAGGTCAAACGGGTAAAAGACGTCTATACCGTTCACCGGATTATGCAGTAA
- a CDS encoding tRNA threonylcarbamoyladenosine dehydratase has product MLHQFSRTELAIGPEGLEVMKNSTVAVLGIGGVGSIAVEALARTGVGRIILIDKDAVDITNINRQIHALTTTVGQKKADLMVERVKLINPECEAIALNMFYTEETYEELFKYKLDYVLDASDTIHYKIHLIKECLARKIPMISSMGAANKMDPTKFQVADISKTTMDPIARVIRQRLRKEGIKKGVKVVFSTEEPMKPRQDVTDKIVPENAPEIRKAKQPPASNAFVPPVAGLIMVSVAVRELLENAGVKL; this is encoded by the coding sequence ATGCTGCATCAGTTCTCGCGTACCGAACTTGCTATCGGACCCGAGGGTCTGGAAGTTATGAAAAACAGCACGGTAGCGGTGCTCGGCATCGGCGGCGTCGGCTCCATCGCGGTGGAGGCCCTCGCCCGCACGGGCGTCGGCCGCATTATCCTGATCGACAAGGACGCTGTCGATATCACCAACATCAACCGCCAGATTCATGCGCTTACCACGACAGTCGGCCAGAAAAAAGCGGATTTGATGGTAGAGCGGGTGAAGCTGATCAACCCGGAGTGCGAAGCGATTGCGCTGAATATGTTCTATACCGAAGAAACGTATGAAGAGCTGTTCAAATACAAGCTCGACTACGTGCTCGATGCTTCGGATACGATTCATTACAAAATCCATCTGATCAAGGAATGTCTCGCCCGTAAAATCCCGATGATCTCAAGCATGGGGGCGGCGAACAAGATGGACCCGACGAAGTTTCAGGTCGCCGACATTTCCAAGACGACGATGGACCCGATCGCCCGGGTTATCCGCCAGAGACTCCGTAAGGAAGGCATCAAGAAAGGCGTTAAGGTCGTATTCTCGACCGAGGAGCCGATGAAGCCCCGGCAGGATGTGACGGATAAAATCGTGCCGGAGAACGCGCCTGAGATCCGGAAGGCGAAGCAGCCCCCGGCGAGCAATGCGTTCGTGCCTCCAGTGGCGGGGCTGATTATGGTCAGCGTCGCCGTGAGAGAGCTGTTGGAAAACGCCGGGGTCAAGCTTTAA
- the dtd gene encoding D-aminoacyl-tRNA deacylase: MKVVVQRCKEARVEVDGKIAGEIGEGLMLLVGVTHEDTEQDAKFLAGKIAGLRIFEDEAGKMNYSVSDTGGSILSVSQFTLYGDCRKGRRPNFMAAAAPVEAERLYDYFNRELAAAGLRVETGVFGAMMDVSLINWGPVTLILDSRG; encoded by the coding sequence ATGAAAGTGGTTGTGCAGCGCTGCAAGGAAGCGCGGGTCGAGGTGGATGGCAAGATTGCCGGGGAGATCGGCGAAGGCCTGATGCTTCTGGTCGGCGTCACCCACGAAGATACGGAGCAGGACGCCAAGTTTTTGGCGGGCAAGATCGCCGGGCTGCGCATTTTTGAGGATGAAGCAGGAAAAATGAATTACAGCGTCAGCGACACGGGCGGATCGATTTTATCCGTATCGCAGTTCACGTTATATGGCGACTGCCGGAAGGGACGGCGCCCAAACTTTATGGCGGCGGCTGCGCCGGTGGAAGCGGAGCGGCTCTACGACTATTTTAACCGTGAGCTGGCGGCAGCCGGACTGCGGGTTGAAACAGGCGTCTTCGGAGCGATGATGGATGTATCCTTGATCAACTGGGGGCCAGTAACGCTCATTCTGGACAGCAGGGGATAG